A stretch of Patescibacteria group bacterium DNA encodes these proteins:
- a CDS encoding DUF3795 domain-containing protein encodes MKSNLIAPCGMNCTLCIAYLREKNHCPGCRGNAIGSCQKCIIKNCSILKGNKWLFCSDKCEKYPCKRLKDLDKRYKTKYAMSMIDNLKFIKNNGIMMFFKKEKEKWTCKKCNGTICVHRGFCLNCGNKNLNV; translated from the coding sequence ATGAAATCAAATTTAATTGCTCCTTGCGGTATGAACTGTACTTTATGTATAGCATATTTGCGAGAAAAAAATCACTGCCCAGGATGTAGAGGCAATGCTATTGGATCTTGCCAAAAATGTATTATAAAAAATTGTAGTATTCTAAAAGGAAATAAATGGTTATTTTGCTCTGACAAGTGCGAAAAATATCCGTGTAAAAGATTGAAAGATTTAGACAAAAGATATAAAACAAAATATGCCATGAGTATGATTGACAACTTAAAATTCATAAAGAATAACGGCATCATGATGTTTTTCAAAAAAGAAAAAGAAAAATGGACGTGTAAAAAATGTAACGGAACTATATGTGTTCATAGAGGATTTTGTTTAAATTGTGGTAATAAAAATTTAAACGTTTAG
- a CDS encoding RelA/SpoT family protein has product MTTIDDILKTIKEKNKNEKNEIDIDLIVKAWEFAAVAHQNQKRLSGEEYINHPLETAHTLAKMGMDTETIVAGLLHDIPEETEFSIDNIKEEFGSNIAHLVSGVTKIGQIKYRGVERYAENLRKMFIATSKDVRVIIIKFADRIHNLKTLKYHPNKEKRYRIALESLEIYAPIAARLGMYKIKEQIEDLSFKYVYPKEYNWTKKQLKSHIEERAESLEKTKNVLINLLKKNNIEFMNVYGRKKKLYSLYQKLLRKDREIQKIYDLIAIRVITKNSNDCYTILGLIHNNWHALNGRVKDYISQPKPNKYQSLHTTIFNEDNNPVEIQIRTQDMEIEAEFGIAAHWRYKNALNIKVDQKKIKWIKELVKWQEKIKNNKDYLRSIKINTDIFKSKIFIFTPKNDVIELPEQSTPVDFAYHIHTDIGNKCVGVKINNKMSKLDTELKNGDMVEIIIDKNRKLPNPDWLNFTKTNMARQRIRNKLSESEKYSKYKIISKTLKYIKNKRQ; this is encoded by the coding sequence ATGACAACAATAGACGATATACTAAAAACAATCAAAGAAAAAAATAAAAATGAAAAAAATGAAATAGACATAGATCTTATTGTTAAAGCTTGGGAATTTGCAGCCGTTGCTCACCAAAATCAAAAAAGACTAAGTGGTGAAGAATATATAAATCATCCGCTAGAAACTGCTCACACACTGGCAAAAATGGGAATGGATACAGAAACAATAGTTGCCGGATTATTACATGATATACCAGAAGAAACAGAATTTTCTATAGATAACATAAAAGAAGAATTTGGATCAAATATAGCACATCTCGTATCAGGTGTTACAAAAATAGGTCAAATTAAATATAGAGGAGTAGAAAGATATGCTGAAAATTTAAGAAAAATGTTTATAGCTACATCAAAAGATGTAAGAGTTATAATAATAAAATTTGCTGATAGAATCCATAATTTAAAAACATTAAAATATCATCCAAATAAAGAAAAAAGATATAGAATAGCATTAGAATCATTAGAAATATATGCTCCAATAGCTGCAAGACTTGGTATGTACAAAATAAAAGAACAAATAGAAGATTTATCTTTTAAATATGTATACCCAAAAGAATATAACTGGACAAAAAAACAACTCAAATCGCATATAGAAGAAAGAGCAGAATCATTAGAAAAAACAAAAAATGTACTAATAAATCTTCTCAAAAAAAACAATATAGAATTTATGAATGTTTATGGCCGTAAGAAAAAATTATACTCCCTATATCAAAAACTCCTTAGAAAGGATAGAGAAATTCAAAAAATATATGACTTAATAGCCATAAGAGTGATAACAAAAAACTCAAATGATTGCTATACTATTTTAGGATTAATTCACAATAATTGGCATGCTCTAAATGGCAGAGTAAAAGATTATATATCACAACCAAAACCAAACAAATATCAATCACTTCATACAACTATTTTTAATGAAGACAATAATCCTGTTGAAATACAAATAAGAACGCAAGATATGGAAATAGAAGCAGAATTTGGTATAGCTGCACATTGGAGATATAAAAATGCCTTAAATATAAAAGTAGATCAAAAAAAAATAAAATGGATAAAGGAATTAGTAAAATGGCAAGAAAAAATAAAAAATAACAAAGATTATTTGAGATCTATAAAAATAAATACAGACATATTTAAATCAAAAATATTTATTTTTACACCAAAAAATGATGTTATAGAATTACCAGAACAATCAACTCCAGTAGATTTTGCCTATCATATACATACAGATATAGGAAACAAATGTGTAGGAGTGAAAATCAACAACAAAATGTCAAAATTGGACACAGAATTAAAAAATGGTGATATGGTAGAAATTATAATTGATAAAAATAGAAAACTTCCAAATCCAGATTGGCTAAATTTTACAAAAACAAATATGGCAAGACAAAGAATAAGAAACAAATTATCCGAATCAGAAAAATATTCAAAATATAAAATCATAAGTAAGACTCTAAAATATATAAAAAACAAAAGACAATAA
- the rnk gene encoding nucleoside diphosphate kinase regulator — MTNIYITKNDHKKLIKLINEKLPNNDSTRSLLSELKRAEIVEPKKIPANVITMNSLVNFTDVDSGTELEYWLVFPEDADIAQRKISVISPVGCALLGYRVGDIINLKTPSGEKKIKVEKILHQPEAEGNYE, encoded by the coding sequence ATGACCAACATATACATTACAAAAAATGATCACAAAAAATTGATCAAGTTGATAAATGAAAAATTGCCGAATAACGACAGTACTCGTTCTTTGCTTTCGGAACTTAAAAGAGCGGAAATTGTCGAACCGAAAAAGATACCTGCCAATGTCATTACCATGAATTCCTTGGTGAATTTTACAGATGTAGATTCGGGAACGGAACTTGAGTATTGGTTAGTTTTCCCCGAGGATGCTGACATTGCTCAACGCAAGATATCAGTGATTTCTCCGGTGGGGTGTGCTTTATTGGGGTATCGCGTTGGTGATATCATTAATCTTAAAACACCGAGTGGAGAGAAAAAAATCAAAGTCGAAAAAATATTGCACCAACCCGAAGCCGAAGGCAACTATGAATAA
- a CDS encoding zinc ribbon domain-containing protein, whose amino-acid sequence MNIYKISKSQLITSWIFGILYALTIAIISDTEYILTATLAILVPYLLFFYTLGWKQVNKDIKNTKKENIIYCNECGQKLLEDAKFCNKCGNTIKK is encoded by the coding sequence ATGAACATTTACAAAATTAGTAAAAGTCAATTAATTACCTCCTGGATATTTGGAATATTATATGCATTAACAATCGCGATAATTTCAGATACAGAGTACATTTTAACTGCGACTTTAGCTATTCTAGTCCCTTATTTATTATTCTTTTACACTTTGGGGTGGAAACAAGTTAATAAAGATATTAAAAATACAAAAAAAGAAAATATAATTTACTGTAACGAATGTGGTCAAAAATTATTAGAGGATGCTAAATTTTGCAATAAATGTGGAAATACAATTAAGAAATAA
- a CDS encoding AAA family ATPase, translating to MKLEIINKIKNYKSFRDFSWDSFFNSQKFHNTVNIFYGENGSGKSSICNVLKSVCNKKSFINNQIPDEICLKFNDGDYKFSNELNTWDKYKNSDDFLFFDREFVHNNIHLGNTRKTDAEGQEQKSGKMIIEFDGKAIELRKLKNSLKKQISKSEENEPETLFDQLKSFREEHKDTLNFSLLDNEESLFTTYKDKTKKEITKIKKEFAEERKEIEKKLETDKATQKQVNNIQNSISEINNEENELSLSGQSDYQLIFNFDLKEQVQIQAEQDLITKIRQHKDFFQTGIEIREEYKNKCPFCQSKNEEESVEKIIKSYNDIFDDTYQKQLQIFKNNKKILIEELEKIINVIKDYDLNSIFVSLSELNQKYRIRDIYSVDEQKKYKKSTTNKIANLKKKIENLKKPNNENIEEIYNEAKMEFETLETFFDDIYEFIEEKNTLIRKFKTENTDDKIQQRITTNNQKIKEIDLKITFLNEKKIEKQKQKEAKEKDLAIIQKRFEILKAKHDKVKEDYEKYCSEEVFNKTLKKIEEYFDKFKFNFKLKLKTEKTRNKTELPFAFKVLDNEKNERDFKEGLSEGELQVLSLCFFFAFLDIQIDPQNKILIFDDPITSLDNNNLSHLVELITEKHTKFSQTFIFTHHRTFFKFLRSKFNLQKKPNKKASEYYIFRNKKDFGGSFICPNKVDNIKQKLKNLDSHISQESQNGGISEESLIIEYGQYLRYEIENYIKNDLLHINKPNFGNVIDCLVKNKEKQEDIPVEDLKKLKEIYSFCNWTASHVNVGDDPGLRQLKDKINDFINIIK from the coding sequence ATGAAATTAGAAATAATTAATAAAATTAAAAATTATAAATCATTTCGGGACTTTTCTTGGGATTCTTTTTTTAATTCTCAAAAATTTCACAACACAGTCAATATCTTTTATGGTGAAAATGGATCAGGCAAAAGTTCTATTTGTAATGTTCTAAAAAGTGTTTGTAATAAAAAATCATTTATAAATAATCAAATTCCCGATGAAATTTGTTTAAAATTTAATGATGGAGATTATAAATTTTCAAATGAATTAAATACTTGGGATAAGTATAAAAATAGTGACGATTTTTTATTTTTTGATCGTGAATTTGTTCATAACAATATACATTTAGGAAATACAAGAAAAACAGACGCAGAGGGTCAAGAACAAAAATCAGGAAAAATGATTATTGAATTTGACGGTAAAGCGATAGAACTTCGCAAATTAAAAAACAGTTTAAAGAAACAAATTTCAAAAAGCGAAGAAAATGAACCAGAAACATTGTTTGACCAACTAAAAAGTTTCCGAGAAGAACACAAAGATACTTTGAATTTTTCACTTTTAGATAATGAAGAGTCCTTGTTTACTACTTATAAAGATAAAACAAAAAAGGAAATCACTAAAATAAAAAAAGAATTCGCAGAAGAAAGAAAGGAAATTGAAAAAAAACTTGAAACTGACAAGGCAACTCAAAAACAGGTCAATAATATCCAAAATTCAATTTCTGAAATAAATAACGAAGAAAATGAACTATCATTATCAGGACAATCTGATTATCAATTAATTTTCAATTTTGACTTAAAAGAACAGGTTCAAATACAAGCCGAACAAGATTTAATTACCAAAATAAGACAACACAAAGATTTTTTCCAAACTGGTATTGAAATCAGAGAAGAATATAAAAATAAATGTCCTTTTTGTCAGTCAAAGAATGAAGAAGAAAGTGTTGAAAAAATTATTAAATCCTACAATGATATTTTTGACGACACTTATCAAAAACAGCTCCAAATATTTAAAAATAACAAAAAAATACTGATTGAAGAACTAGAAAAAATCATTAATGTAATTAAAGATTATGACCTAAATTCTATTTTCGTTTCTTTAAGTGAACTTAATCAAAAATATAGAATCAGAGACATTTATTCAGTTGATGAACAAAAAAAATATAAAAAATCGACAACGAACAAAATTGCAAATTTAAAGAAAAAAATTGAAAATTTAAAAAAACCAAATAATGAAAATATAGAAGAAATTTACAATGAAGCAAAGATGGAATTTGAAACTTTAGAAACTTTTTTTGATGATATTTATGAATTTATTGAAGAAAAAAATACACTAATTCGTAAATTTAAGACTGAAAATACAGACGATAAAATACAGCAAAGAATCACAACAAACAATCAAAAAATAAAAGAAATTGATCTGAAAATTACTTTTTTAAATGAAAAGAAAATTGAAAAACAAAAGCAGAAAGAAGCTAAAGAAAAAGATCTTGCCATTATTCAAAAAAGATTTGAAATTTTAAAAGCAAAACATGATAAGGTTAAGGAAGATTATGAAAAATATTGTTCAGAAGAAGTTTTTAATAAAACTTTAAAAAAAATTGAAGAATATTTTGATAAATTCAAATTCAATTTTAAATTAAAACTGAAGACAGAAAAAACAAGAAATAAAACAGAACTTCCTTTTGCTTTTAAAGTTTTAGATAATGAAAAAAATGAAAGAGATTTTAAAGAAGGATTATCAGAAGGAGAATTGCAAGTTTTATCATTATGCTTTTTCTTTGCATTTCTCGATATACAAATAGACCCTCAAAATAAAATTTTAATATTTGATGATCCTATAACAAGTCTTGATAACAACAATTTAAGTCATTTAGTCGAACTAATTACAGAAAAACACACGAAGTTTTCTCAGACCTTTATTTTCACTCATCATAGAACATTTTTTAAGTTTTTGAGATCTAAATTCAATTTACAAAAAAAACCAAATAAAAAAGCAAGTGAATATTATATTTTTAGAAATAAAAAAGACTTTGGCGGTAGTTTTATTTGTCCAAATAAAGTTGATAATATAAAACAAAAATTAAAAAATCTTGATTCACATATTAGTCAAGAATCTCAAAACGGTGGTATATCCGAAGAAAGTCTTATTATTGAATATGGGCAATATCTAAGATATGAAATAGAAAATTATATCAAAAATGACTTACTTCATATAAATAAGCCAAATTTCGGCAATGTTATTGATTGTTTAGTAAAAAATAAAGAAAAACAAGAAGATATTCCTGTTGAAGATTTAAAAAAATTGAAAGAAATTTATTCATTCTGTAATTGGACAGCTTCACATGTTAATGTTGGAGATGATCCTGGACTTAGGCAATTAAAAGATAAAATCAACGATTTTATCAATATTATTAAATAA
- the topA gene encoding type I DNA topoisomerase: MKKLVIVESPTKAKIIQKFLDKSYMVESSFGHVRDLPKTKLGVDIEKNFEPQYVIPTKAKKNVNRLKELAKKSEIVYFATDEDREGEAISWHLNYILKPKNYQRISFHEITKQAILKSLESPREIDVNLVDAQQTRRILDRLVGYKLSPFLWKKIAKGLSAGRVQSVALRLICEKEEEINKFKTDEYWTIDADFENEKKIIINSKLEKIKNKKIEKLGIQKEQNANDIAKDAKKYTYKITNIEVKDGQKSSPIPFTTSTLQQVANQKLGFSSKQTMMLAQQLYEGIDIESEGTGLITYMRTDSLNLSEQFLNSTKNFITKNFGEKYSRLKRFKTKSKNAQEAHEAIRPTDINNKPENIEKFLNPKQYKLYRLIWERTLASQMQSAIIEKTKIIIEDDKKNYTFTSSGNVIKFDGFLKVYTSKIEENILPEMKTNENLKLIEIKPEQHFTEAPAQYNEASLIKKMEELGIGRPSTYAPTISNIIFRKYIIKEGRKLSPTQLGNLINKTLIDYFSEIIDYQFTANLEEGLDEIAIGKKEWRPFLLEFYNPFIKNLEEKYKTVEKIDTDEKTDEVCEKCGKPMIIKLGRFGKFLACSGFPECRNTKAITSDLGIKCPKCKDGNIIIRKTKRGKIFYGCNKFPECKFATWQKPTGELCPECNEAMIETPKGKIQCSNSKCKSKI, encoded by the coding sequence ATGAAAAAATTAGTAATAGTAGAATCCCCTACAAAAGCAAAAATAATCCAAAAATTTTTAGACAAGTCATATATGGTAGAGTCATCTTTTGGACATGTAAGAGATTTACCAAAGACAAAATTAGGTGTTGATATAGAAAAAAATTTCGAACCACAATATGTAATTCCTACAAAAGCAAAAAAAAATGTAAATAGATTAAAAGAATTAGCAAAAAAATCTGAAATAGTATATTTTGCTACTGATGAGGATCGTGAAGGAGAAGCAATATCGTGGCATTTAAATTATATTTTAAAACCAAAAAATTACCAAAGAATTTCATTTCATGAAATTACAAAACAAGCCATTCTAAAATCACTTGAAAGTCCAAGAGAAATAGATGTGAATTTGGTAGATGCACAACAAACAAGAAGAATCTTAGATAGATTAGTGGGTTATAAATTATCTCCTTTTTTATGGAAAAAAATAGCAAAAGGATTATCTGCAGGTAGAGTTCAGTCCGTTGCACTACGACTTATATGTGAAAAAGAAGAAGAAATAAATAAATTCAAAACAGATGAATATTGGACTATAGATGCTGATTTTGAAAATGAAAAAAAGATAATAATAAATTCTAAACTTGAAAAAATAAAAAACAAAAAGATAGAAAAATTAGGAATCCAAAAAGAACAGAATGCAAATGATATTGCAAAAGATGCAAAAAAATATACATACAAAATAACTAATATAGAAGTAAAAGATGGACAAAAAAGTTCACCAATACCTTTTACAACTTCAACCTTACAACAAGTAGCAAACCAAAAACTTGGATTTTCATCCAAACAAACAATGATGCTAGCTCAACAACTATATGAAGGTATTGATATAGAATCAGAAGGCACAGGACTTATAACTTATATGAGAACTGATTCGCTAAATTTATCAGAACAATTCTTGAATTCTACAAAAAATTTTATAACAAAAAACTTTGGAGAAAAATATTCAAGATTAAAAAGATTCAAAACAAAATCAAAGAATGCTCAAGAAGCACATGAAGCAATAAGACCTACAGACATAAACAACAAACCTGAAAATATAGAAAAATTTCTAAATCCAAAACAATACAAACTATACAGACTTATATGGGAAAGAACATTGGCATCCCAAATGCAAAGTGCAATAATTGAAAAGACAAAAATTATCATAGAAGATGATAAAAAAAATTATACATTTACAAGTTCTGGTAATGTTATAAAATTTGATGGATTCCTGAAAGTATACACATCAAAAATAGAAGAAAATATACTTCCAGAAATGAAAACAAACGAAAATTTAAAACTTATTGAAATAAAACCAGAACAACATTTCACAGAAGCTCCAGCTCAATACAATGAAGCATCATTAATCAAAAAAATGGAAGAACTTGGAATAGGAAGACCATCTACATATGCTCCAACAATATCAAATATAATATTTAGAAAATATATAATAAAAGAAGGTAGAAAACTATCTCCTACTCAATTAGGAAATCTTATAAATAAAACACTCATAGACTATTTCTCTGAAATAATAGATTATCAATTTACAGCAAATCTAGAAGAAGGATTAGATGAAATAGCTATAGGAAAAAAAGAATGGCGACCATTTCTGCTAGAATTTTACAATCCTTTTATAAAAAATTTAGAAGAGAAATATAAAACTGTAGAAAAAATAGACACAGATGAAAAGACAGACGAGGTATGTGAAAAATGCGGAAAACCTATGATAATAAAACTTGGAAGATTTGGAAAATTTTTGGCATGTTCTGGGTTTCCAGAATGCAGAAATACAAAAGCAATTACGTCCGATCTTGGAATAAAATGTCCAAAATGCAAAGATGGAAATATAATAATAAGAAAAACAAAACGTGGAAAAATATTTTATGGTTGTAACAAATTTCCAGAATGCAAGTTTGCAACATGGCAAAAACCAACAGGAGAATTATGTCCAGAATGCAACGAGGCAATGATAGAAACCCCAAAGGGTAAAATACAATGCTCGAATTCAAAATGCAAAAGTAAAATATAA
- a CDS encoding DUF805 domain-containing protein — protein MVEEKTIKEIYKEENYKIENLEEKNEENFFSFKGRITRLTYFIRSLVLWIPMVIIYLLIKDVDFIFSVSSSLIGFLSMCMLFLYILLMMQTIKRLHDTNNSGSYWLISFIPIACHVLGIYLLVKDGTIGGNKYGPDPKNRKEGEIYNKDDNSEINKTEPQEDIIKGIKNRYIISIIFILVFLFFFIIFLIKTINDFTWGLLIIDLLMFGFVIFLLERFVSIKEELNNCKKVDKSNKTKYCSKCGKKISITDKFCIKCGNKIK, from the coding sequence ATGGTAGAAGAAAAAACCATAAAAGAAATATATAAGGAGGAAAATTATAAAATAGAAAATTTAGAAGAAAAAAATGAAGAAAATTTTTTCTCTTTCAAAGGAAGAATAACTAGGTTGACATACTTTATTAGATCTCTGGTACTATGGATACCTATGGTTATAATATACCTTTTAATAAAGGATGTGGATTTTATCTTTTCTGTATCAAGCTCACTTATCGGTTTTTTAAGTATGTGTATGTTGTTTTTATATATTTTGTTAATGATGCAAACTATCAAAAGATTACATGACACAAATAATAGTGGTTCTTATTGGTTAATATCTTTTATTCCTATAGCCTGTCATGTTCTAGGGATATATTTATTAGTCAAAGATGGTACAATTGGAGGAAACAAATATGGTCCAGACCCTAAAAACAGAAAAGAAGGTGAAATATATAATAAAGATGATAACTCAGAGATTAACAAAACTGAGCCTCAAGAAGATATAATAAAAGGAATTAAAAACAGATATATAATCTCTATTATATTTATACTAGTATTTCTGTTTTTCTTTATTATATTTTTAATTAAAACTATAAATGATTTTACTTGGGGATTGTTAATAATTGATCTCCTAATGTTTGGTTTTGTAATTTTTCTATTAGAACGTTTCGTTTCAATAAAAGAAGAATTAAATAATTGCAAAAAAGTAGATAAAAGCAACAAAACAAAATATTGTTCCAAATGTGGTAAAAAGATTTCTATTACTGATAAATTTTGCATTAAATGTGGAAATAAAATTAAATAA
- a CDS encoding thioredoxin domain-containing protein has product MHCPKCGHKLPNKSQFCTQCGNKILSEKNLEKKEEKEQNIEEKTKNNKLKGMGGWLSFFILSLIISNVLTIIEGAKDISLILSFPYLVSWMPYFLILLDVLIFGSVIAFGAYAIYSFIKLKPNAVHLGKMYLIIVFLNNVMPFIFSGETISYDEGSVVSRALGYCITWFLYLSLSERIKNTFPKEKRKIKKIDKILFFIVIIIALIFNILTSYILYNNDDTSMEYDEFDYNIEEIDNSKVEIEKINTEKDPSIGAKNPIMEIEEFASFDCPYSAVFYPVLRNFVLDNPNKVKIIFKDAPYDIEEDLNMNSHLAANCAYEQGKFWEMHDKIFDNQDNITKSVINQLAKDIDLDLEKFNICLSSERYYEDIEEDFAEVISREVEGTPTIFINGEKFSGVMSRDILDQILEAIENNS; this is encoded by the coding sequence ATGCATTGTCCAAAATGTGGTCATAAATTACCTAACAAAAGTCAATTTTGTACTCAATGTGGAAATAAAATTTTATCTGAAAAAAATTTAGAAAAAAAAGAAGAAAAAGAGCAAAACATTGAAGAAAAAACGAAAAATAATAAATTAAAAGGTATGGGTGGATGGCTATCTTTTTTTATTTTATCTCTGATTATTTCTAATGTCTTAACTATCATTGAAGGAGCTAAAGATATCTCTCTTATTTTAAGTTTTCCATATCTAGTAAGTTGGATGCCTTATTTTTTAATTCTTTTGGATGTCTTAATTTTTGGTAGTGTGATAGCATTTGGAGCTTATGCTATTTATTCATTTATAAAATTAAAACCCAACGCTGTTCATCTCGGAAAAATGTATTTAATTATAGTTTTTTTAAATAATGTAATGCCATTCATTTTTTCAGGCGAAACCATTTCTTATGATGAAGGTAGTGTCGTCTCTAGAGCTTTAGGTTATTGTATAACATGGTTTTTATATTTATCTTTATCAGAAAGAATCAAAAATACTTTTCCAAAGGAAAAAAGAAAAATAAAAAAAATTGATAAAATTTTATTTTTTATAGTCATAATAATAGCCCTGATTTTTAATATATTAACATCTTATATATTGTATAATAATGATGATACTTCAATGGAATATGACGAATTTGATTATAATATAGAAGAAATAGATAATTCTAAAGTAGAAATAGAAAAGATAAACACAGAAAAAGACCCAAGTATTGGAGCAAAAAATCCTATAATGGAAATAGAAGAATTTGCTTCTTTTGATTGTCCTTATTCTGCCGTTTTTTATCCAGTATTGAGAAATTTTGTTCTAGACAACCCAAATAAAGTTAAAATTATTTTTAAAGATGCACCATATGATATCGAAGAGGATCTAAATATGAATTCTCATTTAGCTGCTAACTGTGCTTATGAGCAAGGAAAATTTTGGGAAATGCATGATAAAATTTTCGACAACCAAGACAATATTACTAAATCAGTAATTAATCAACTAGCAAAAGATATTGATCTAGATTTAGAAAAATTTAATATCTGTCTATCATCCGAGAGATATTATGAGGATATTGAAGAAGATTTTGCAGAAGTTATCAGTCGTGAGGTCGAAGGTACGCCTACAATTTTTATAAACGGAGAAAAATTTTCTGGTGTAATGTCTAGAGATATATTGGATCAAATCTTAGAAGCAATAGAGAATAATAGTTAA
- a CDS encoding zinc-ribbon domain-containing protein: protein MHCPKCNHKLSSGSKFCTQCGNEIKIIEETLKDKKVREERIISIIFISTLFIPFIIFLVKIINNFNWGIFILELINLLFIIICLKHLIYTEDETDDYKNEKKYWYNKNISYYPLTTIIIFYGFFILLSGLLNSMTLLFLIPLLTAYFLFCYLLKLWNQWDNEINKNIIKKLFSYLIAISFLIILIFIAFLGK, encoded by the coding sequence ATGCATTGTCCAAAATGCAATCACAAATTATCTAGTGGAAGTAAGTTCTGCACTCAATGCGGTAATGAAATAAAAATTATCGAAGAAACTTTAAAGGATAAAAAAGTAAGAGAAGAAAGAATAATATCCATAATATTTATATCAACACTCTTTATTCCTTTTATTATTTTTTTAGTCAAAATTATAAATAATTTTAATTGGGGAATCTTTATACTTGAACTTATTAACTTGTTATTTATAATTATTTGCTTGAAACACTTAATTTATACAGAAGATGAGACTGATGATTATAAAAATGAAAAAAAGTATTGGTATAATAAAAATATTTCTTATTATCCATTAACAACGATTATCATTTTTTATGGCTTTTTTATTCTTCTATCTGGTTTATTAAATTCAATGACCTTATTATTTCTTATCCCTTTACTCACAGCATACTTTTTATTTTGTTACCTTTTAAAACTTTGGAATCAATGGGATAATGAAATAAATAAAAATATTATTAAAAAATTATTTTCTTATTTAATTGCAATATCTTTTCTAATAATCTTAATTTTCATTGCTTTTCTAGGTAAATAG
- a CDS encoding MFS transporter, translated as MNNIKNKNKISTTIRFLILSDFFLFFAVGLLAPIFAVFVLDNIDNKIEVIGFAVSCYWLTRVIMVVPFSRLMDKIRGEIDEYSFMIIGTFLISIIPLFYIMSSASWHIYVLQIVNGIANSMAVPAWRILFTNHIDKKIVGLEWSLEDVGVGIATASSATIGAFIASKLGFNALFGIISFFGLIATIILIVLSKKKGMILSKFIINKAEKAPLKLDTFK; from the coding sequence ATGAATAATATAAAAAACAAAAATAAAATAAGCACGACAATCCGCTTTTTAATATTGTCCGATTTTTTTCTTTTTTTTGCCGTCGGTTTATTGGCACCAATATTCGCCGTCTTTGTCCTTGACAATATAGATAACAAAATAGAAGTTATCGGTTTTGCCGTGTCTTGCTACTGGTTGACCAGAGTGATTATGGTTGTTCCATTTAGCCGGCTAATGGATAAAATCAGGGGTGAAATTGACGAATATTCGTTCATGATCATTGGCACTTTTTTAATATCGATCATTCCTTTGTTTTACATCATGTCATCCGCCTCTTGGCATATTTATGTATTGCAGATAGTGAACGGAATTGCTAACTCTATGGCGGTTCCGGCTTGGCGTATTCTCTTTACCAATCACATAGATAAAAAAATTGTAGGTCTTGAATGGTCGTTAGAAGATGTCGGGGTTGGCATCGCTACGGCCTCCAGCGCCACTATCGGCGCTTTTATTGCCAGCAAGCTGGGTTTTAACGCTTTGTTTGGAATTATTTCGTTTTTTGGTTTAATAGCGACAATAATTCTTATTGTTTTGAGCAAGAAAAAAGGAATGATTTTAAGTAAATTTATCATCAATAAAGCGGAAAAAGCACCGCTCAAGTTGGATACTTTTAAATAA